A portion of the Bactrocera neohumeralis isolate Rockhampton chromosome 2, APGP_CSIRO_Bneo_wtdbg2-racon-allhic-juicebox.fasta_v2, whole genome shotgun sequence genome contains these proteins:
- the LOC126750803 gene encoding uncharacterized protein LOC126750803, which produces MASYLLKLTIACTLIAVLHAAPAPKPAGAQARTFGGLGLGAAFGLGGFGGYGGYGGYPGYYGGYPGGYGGYYGRPGFGGGYYPGYGGGYGGIGNYGGSYSQSQSQSQSHSQSGYYNGGYGGFGNGFFG; this is translated from the exons atggctAGTTAT CTGCTGAAACTCACAATCGCCTGCACACTTATCGCCGTGCTGCATGCTGCGCCTGCGCCGAAACCTGCTGGCGCTCAAGCGCGCACTTTCGGCGGCTTGGGTCTGGGTGCCGCATTTGGTTTAGGTGGTTTTGGTGGTTATGGTGGATACGGTGGCTACCCTGGCTACTACGGCGGTTATCCAGGCGGTTATGGCGGCTATTATGGACGACCAGGTTTCGGCGGCGGCTATTATCCCGGCTATGGTGGCGGTTATGGCGGCATTGGCAATTATGGTGGCTCCTACAGCCAATCGCAGTCACAGAGTCAGTCGCATAGTCAAAGTGGTTACTACAATGGTGGCTATGGTGGTTTCGGAAATGGTTTCTTTGGTTAA
- the LOC126750881 gene encoding claw keratin yields MIVVTQLIMGNFRISSFAALLFLGLFATPTRAHFKKFKGFGGGFGGGFGGGYSGAYATSSVVNNYQVAPVPVAVPVSIPQPVPVPVSIPQPVPVPFTKVVPVPVPVAQPVWPSGGWEGGYGGYGGGGSFASASASASASSFGGGYGGGLGGLGGFGGPGFGGFGKHGFGGFGAWKRR; encoded by the exons ATGATAGttg TGACTCAATTAATCATGGGAAATTTC AGAATTTCCAGCTTTGCCGCATTGTTGTTCCTCGGCTTATTCGCTACACCCACAAGGGCACATTTCAAGAAGTTTAAAGGCTTTGGCGGCGGTTTCGGTGGTGGTTTCGGCGGTGGTTATAGTGGTGCTTATGCCACCAGTAGCGttgtaaataactatcaagtggcGCCTGTTCCAGTGGCTGTCCCAGTTTCAATACCCCAACCTGTTCCTGTACCAGTATCGATACCCCAACCTGTTCCCGTACCTTTTACGAAAGTAGTGCCTGTCCCAGTGCCAGTAGCGCAACCCGTTTGGCCCAGCGGTGGTTGGGAGGGTGGCTACGGTGGTTATGGTGGTGGTGGCAGCTTTGCCAGCGCATCCGCATCTGCATCGGCATCCAGCTTCGGTGGCGGCTATGGCGGTGGCTTGGGAGGCCTTGGTGGTTTCGGTGGACCCGGTTTTGGTGGCTTCGGCAAACATGGTTTCGGTGGCTTTGGCGCATGGAAACGTCGTTAA
- the LOC126751176 gene encoding attacin-A-like: protein MGNNIDVRGMRSVSLLLHQELHLQTAKTFGDQNCKTRTGVFMAGSTCGAPGKVGIFAELKKERANWSVTLLRVVRFATILTFEFGWELFNDGTHLVSLESKTSFVKPDDRTKLIRESCGVSYKHARGINADLAFSKVGAFNAYTLDAQAKASIWSSSDNTNTLDLTGSATYHVDGPLAGKKRFSGGLKFTHHF from the exons ATGGGCAATAATATAGACGTTAGAGGTATGAGATCCGTAAGCCTCCTACTTCATCAAGAGCTCCACTTACAAACGGCGAAAACTTTTGGTGATCAAAATTGCAAAACTAGGACTGGTGTTTTCATGGCTGGCAGTACATGCGGTGCGCCTGGGAAGGTTGGCATATTTGCCGAATTGAAAAA GGAGCGCGCCAATTGGTCAGTGACGTTATTGAGAGTTGTCAGATTTGCCACTATTCTAACTTTTGAGTTTGGTTGGGAGTTGTTCAATGATGGCACACACTTGGTGAGCTTGGAATCAAAAACTTCGTTCGTAAAACCCGACGATCGCACAAAATTAATTCGTGAAAGTTGTGGTGTTAGTTATAAGCATGCGCGTGGTATTAACGCCGATTTGGCCTTCTCTAAAGTAGGGGCATTCAATGCTTACACCCTTGATGCGCAAGCCAAAGCCAGCATCTGGAGCTCATCTGATAATACCAACACTTTGGATTTAACTGGCAGTGCGACGTATCACGTAGATGGTCCGCTTGCAGGTAAAAAAAGGTTCTCTGGCGGCTTAAAATTTACGCATCACTTTTAG
- the LOC126751178 gene encoding keratin, type II cytoskeletal 2 epidermal translates to MRSFILITLLLALTCAFTRAQLSFPGTQQAFGGNNRYPRNPAQQSAYGITNPNSIDSAGSRYPTQSGLGNAGYGAVSSSLPGQAGIGASPPSAANGNPNSRILGLLGGGGGGGGGLFSNLIGALTGRNRPGGAGGAGGAGGFGGGAYPYPVPVPYPGYSPYGPPSPYGGGFGYPGFGGGYYG, encoded by the exons ATGAGATCCTTT ATCCTCATAACGCTACTTTTGGCGCTCACCTGCGCGTTTACGCGTGCACAATTGAGTTTTCCTGGAACGCAACAGGCATTTGGTGGCAACAACCGTTACCCCAGAAATCCTGCACAACAATCAGCATACGGCATAACTAATCCTAATAGTATTGACAGTGCTGGCAGCCGTTATCCAACTCAATCCGGCCTGGGTAATGCTGGATATGGCGCTGTAAGTAGCAGTTTACCTGGTCAAGCGGGTATTGGTGCATCGCCACCAAGCGCAGCTAATGGCAATCCTAACAGCCGTATATTGGGTCTACTCGGCGGTGGCggaggcggcggcggcggtcTCTTTAGCAATCTTATTGGCGCTTTAACCGGCCGTAATCGTCCAGGAGGTGCTGGTGGTGCTGGTGGTGCTGGTGGTTTTGGCGGTGGCGCCTATCCATATCCAGTGCCGGTTCCATATCCCGGATATTCACCTTACGGTCCACCATCGCCTTATGGTGGTGGTTTCGGCTATCCTGGCTTTGGTGGTGGTTATTATGGTTAA
- the LOC126751168 gene encoding uncharacterized protein LOC126751168: MFLLQRLIIALALVLLTLVVLCACAPQSYYASNSYSTRSTSPYRANPYRRAGYSPYRDYNREYYDALRQRRLRALADSYKGVYNSISSSTSSRGDSGTSSKTQRYYSSSRLPISAATISASKNDSNGSTSTSLYASNSNDPYSSKYNRYDAYASDSKRATNSASSATTNKQQDASVNGNSKPRVSKADEENAKFAGIRNQEADEENTKTLSHLKRKKLRRCFPFGRDAQGDEVTPPPAEQGRLLWDLNVYNIYNGGGYPPPIYGDSGGCGGLGGGLGGVGGLASAFAGGGGFGGGGLLSDPIAAAYAPPNRLNNFLQLFAPGILQNALAATARPSLRPQADTTASEANDLANDPDIDPAYTPVAARPPPVRRPNRVYYDSAGAAPVTPAQLVGGVATTVNGIIQQLTGNVQPVYPGYRSLSYGK, translated from the exons ATGTTCTTGTTACAACGGTTAATAATCGCGCTTGCGCTCGTGTTACTCACGTTGGTGGTGCTATGCGCCTGCGCGCCCCAAAGCTATTATGCCTCAAACTCTTATTCAACCCGCTCAACATCACCATATCGCGCGAATCCTTATCGGCGCGCCGGCTATTCTCCTTATCGGGACTATAACCGCGAGTATTATGACGCGTTGCGACAACGACGCCTGCGCGCGCTGGCCGACAGCTACAAAGGCGTTTACAATAGCATCAGCTCCAGCACCAGCAGCCGTGGCGACAGCGGCACGAGCAGCAAAACACAGCGCTACTACTCCTCCTCACGTTTGCCCATCTCCGCAGCCACCATAAGCGCCAGCAAAAACGATAGCAACGGCAGCACAAGCACCAGCCTTTACGCTAGCAACAGCAATGATCCGTATAGCAGTAAATACAACAGATACGACGCCTACGCATCCGATAGTAAGCGCGCTACGAACAGCGCTTCGagcgcaacaacaaataagcagcaGGATGCAAGCGTCAACGGTAACAGTAAACCGCGCGTTAGCAAAGCTGATGAGGAGAATGCAAAATTTGCTGGTATTCGAAATCAAGAAGCCGATGAGGAGAACACAAAAACCTTGTCGCATTTGAAGCGTAAGAAGCTACGTCGCTGCTTTCCGTTTGGTCGCGACGCACAGGGCGATGAAGTGACACCGCCACCAGCGGAGCAAGGACGTTTACTTTGGGATTTGAATgtctataatatttataatggcGGTGGTTATCCTCCGCCTATATATGGTGACAGTGGTGGTTGCGGTGGACTTGGTGGCGGTTTGGGCGGCGTTGGTGGTTTGGCTAGCGCTTTTGCCGGCGGTGGGGGTTTTGGCGGCGGTGGTTTGCTCTCCGATCCGATTGCTGCCGCTTATGCGCCACCCAATAGATTGAATAATTTCCTACAGCTATTTGCTCCTGGCATATTGCAGAATGCTTTGGCGGCGACAGCGCGTCCATCCCTCAGACCTCAAGCTGATACGACCGCGAGTGAGGCTAACGATTTGGCTAATGATCCGGACATTGACCCTGCCTATACTCCTGTCGCAGCCAGACCACCGCCGGTGAGAAGACCTAACAGGGTTTATTATGATTCGGCGGGTGCC GCTCCCGTAACACCTGCCCAATTGGTAGGCGGTGTAGCCACCACTGTAAACGGTATCATACAACAACTCACTGGCAATGTTCAGCCAGTATACCCGGGTTATAGGTCGCTAAGTTATGGAAAGTAA